Proteins from a genomic interval of Actinoalloteichus hymeniacidonis:
- a CDS encoding AIPR family protein, producing MDLVIQRLVADFQHAHDLGALPMHEAFEAFAAYCLLSRHFSASFSPDAFRTGGGNDLGIDAIGLLVDNHLLQDAAEVKAYVHGARKLEVEIVLIQAKTSAGFETKVVSDLAENLRHVLDPAPLPYPASPSIDNLRQCLEIIYEDLGKLADELPKLSVYYVTTGEQVSDMVEQKAQSATTRLMELHRFHSVQFRCVPRAELADAYRRAGRKASTSFRMPKQLAMPDIPGVETAYTGLLPATTLVEKILTDDRQGLRTMLFHDNVRDFQGYNDVNAEIRDTLMDPIRRRRFAVLNNGITIVARKLAVAGETVHLTDFQIVNGCQTCHVLFDHRDQLTEEVLVNVRIVYSEDEDVISGIVAATNRQTAVSKGDLDARDRFHQQLEDDFQHRYGTDRRLYYERRSKQYSADPKVEKTRIIDRQQLSKAYLAMFLNEPARVGRLTELLAERGKELFVASQQPILYYTAAATLYRVDWLFRNRRLRKDLAPTKFHLLSAIRLRVLGTAAIPQTPKLAATTCKQVLDIMWDPAESERLCVELQTLIGRAVEFEETAAGLRVGEMVRNQRFADRIRRAVLGTD from the coding sequence GTGGATCTGGTCATCCAGAGATTGGTCGCCGATTTCCAACACGCCCACGACCTCGGCGCGCTCCCGATGCATGAGGCGTTCGAGGCGTTCGCGGCCTATTGCCTACTGAGCAGGCACTTCAGTGCGTCATTCTCTCCGGACGCCTTCCGCACCGGCGGCGGCAACGACCTGGGCATCGACGCCATCGGGCTGCTGGTCGACAACCACCTGCTGCAGGACGCAGCCGAGGTCAAGGCCTACGTTCACGGCGCCCGCAAGCTGGAGGTGGAGATCGTCCTCATCCAGGCCAAGACCAGCGCGGGTTTCGAAACCAAGGTGGTCTCGGATCTGGCCGAGAACCTGCGGCATGTTCTCGATCCCGCTCCGTTGCCCTACCCGGCCTCGCCGAGTATCGACAACCTGCGGCAATGCCTGGAAATCATCTACGAGGACCTCGGCAAGCTCGCCGATGAGCTTCCGAAGCTCAGCGTCTACTACGTCACGACCGGGGAACAGGTCTCCGACATGGTCGAGCAGAAGGCGCAGTCGGCAACGACGCGGCTGATGGAACTACATCGGTTCCACTCCGTGCAGTTCCGCTGTGTCCCGAGGGCCGAGCTGGCCGACGCCTATCGACGGGCCGGTCGGAAGGCATCCACCTCCTTCCGGATGCCCAAGCAACTGGCGATGCCCGACATCCCCGGGGTGGAAACCGCCTACACCGGTCTTCTCCCGGCTACGACGCTGGTCGAGAAGATCCTCACCGACGACCGGCAGGGTTTACGCACGATGTTGTTCCACGACAATGTGCGGGACTTCCAGGGCTACAACGACGTCAACGCCGAGATCCGCGACACCCTGATGGACCCCATCCGGCGGCGGCGCTTCGCGGTGCTCAACAACGGCATCACGATCGTCGCCCGGAAGCTCGCGGTGGCAGGTGAGACCGTTCATCTCACCGATTTCCAGATCGTCAACGGTTGTCAGACCTGCCATGTCCTGTTCGATCACCGCGATCAGCTCACCGAGGAGGTGCTGGTCAACGTTCGGATCGTCTATTCCGAGGACGAGGACGTGATCTCCGGCATCGTCGCCGCCACCAATCGCCAGACGGCGGTCTCCAAGGGCGATCTGGATGCCCGTGACCGCTTCCACCAACAGCTGGAGGACGACTTCCAGCATCGGTACGGCACCGATCGCAGGCTCTACTACGAACGGCGATCCAAGCAGTACAGCGCGGACCCGAAGGTCGAGAAGACCCGCATCATCGACCGGCAACAGCTGAGCAAGGCCTACCTGGCCATGTTCCTGAACGAGCCAGCCCGCGTCGGACGGCTCACCGAGCTGCTTGCGGAACGCGGCAAGGAACTGTTCGTCGCAAGTCAACAGCCGATCCTGTATTACACCGCCGCCGCAACGCTCTACCGGGTGGATTGGTTGTTCCGTAACCGCAGGCTCCGCAAGGATCTCGCGCCGACCAAGTTCCATCTGCTCTCGGCGATCCGGCTCCGCGTCCTGGGCACTGCGGCCATCCCGCAGACGCCGAAACTGGCCGCGACGACCTGCAAACAGGTCCTGGACATCATGTGGGACCCGGCTGAGTCGGAACGGCTCTGCGTCGAACTCCAGACGTTGATCGGCCGGGCCGTGGAGTTCGAGGAGACAGCGGCGGGCCTGCGGGTCGGCGAGATGGTGCGCAACCAGCGCTTCGCCGATCGCATCCGCCGTGCGGTGCTGGGCACCGACTGA